The genomic stretch TGCAGCATCTTCGGCCCCATTCTAGACCTGCTGAATCGGAATCTGCATTTCAGCAAGGTCCCTAGGTGATTCATATGCACAATAATGTCTGAGATGACTTTCGAGCACTCTTGTCCGTGGGTGGATTATGTAAAGACTTACCTCTGGGACATAAGATTCGGAGGTTGAATGGTGCAGCCTGGGGGTCAGAAGCaaggccttccttccttccctagtTCAATTTATTCAATTCAAGAAACATCTACTGGGTACCTGTTAGGTGTCGGATACTGGCTCTGCCTCTAACTCACTGTGTATACAGCTTTCTTACTCTCTTTGCCTCAGAGTAAAACAAAGGGTTAATTAGGTGATTTCTAAGCTCCCTCCAGTTTTGACATTTTCCATTCCAAGTTTTGTAGTCTAGTTTGGGAGAGGGGAAACAGTCCCCAAAGGGTGTGAGTAAACGAGAAGAGATGAGAATGGAAATGTGGAGTTCCTTAACCAGCTGATGGGAGGGATGCAAGGGACCGGACACTCGCTGTCAGGGCCCAGGAGCTTCTCAAACACCTGAAAGGCTTGTGGGGCTGAGTGGGGAGGGCTTGTGCATCCTCCCGACCTGGCTGGTGACCTGAGAACCCCAGCTGGCCCCAGTTAGCTCACTCTGGGCGTGAACTGCCTCCACTTCCAGGCCTTCAGACACATTAACCCTGGCACCGGCCCAGAGGCTGAGAATTGACAACGGTGTCATTTTCTCTGGATTTGGGTCTAGCCAGTTCATAGTCAGTGTTGACAGGTAAGAGTGTGTGGATGGAGCTTGTGTTTTCCCTGTGGTGCGGGCCATCCCTGCTATCAGACTCAAAGGATATTTGAGCAGGAAGGACTCTTAGTGCAACGTGcacgttttacagatgaggaaaggtgcccagagccaaaggcccagaggcaaggCCTGAAGGGCACTGAAATGGAGGGCACTGAGGCTTCTGCAGAGCGCAGAGGGGGGCCCAGTGATGGCAGAGCGCTGCTGGATGCCAGCTGCCTCCTGAGGCGCCTACTCTGCTCCTAGCAGAGCACACAAGGGGGCGGGCTGGGAAGCCACCTGGGGAAAGCTAGTGAACCCAGGGGGCCGTAAACACAACACCTCTACCTCCAGGCTCTGCCTACTGCCCCTTACCTCGTTCCTGGATCTGTTTCCACCTCCTCCACTCCGtcctctcctcctgcctctcctcgTCTCCACAGGTTCCACTGCTCCTGGTGCTGGCACACCTGGCAGTCGCCCCACGTGGTCATCCTCTTCCACATGTACCTGGACCGCGCCCAGCAGGCAGGCTCGGTGCGCATGCGCGTCTTCAAGCAGCTGTGCTACAAGTGCGGCACGGCGCGGCTGGACGAGTCGAGCATGCTGGAGGAGAACATCGAGAGCCTGGTGGACAACCTCATCACCAGCCTGCGCGAGCAGTGCTATGAGGAGAGAAACGGCCAGTACCGCATCCACATGGCCAGCCGCCAAGACAACCGGCGGCACCGCGGAGAGTTCTGCGAGGCCTGCCAGGAGGGCATCGTGCACTGGAAGCCCAGCGAGAAGCTGCTGGAGGAGGAGGCGACAACCTACACCTTCTCCCGGGCTCCCAGCCCCACCAAGCCGCAGGCCGAGGCGGGTTCTGGCTGCAATTTCTGCTCCATCCCCTGGTGCTTGTTTTGGGCCACGGTCCTGTTGCTGATCATCTATCTGCAGTTCTCCTTCCACAGCTCCGTCTAAGATTCCCTTGTTGGGCCCAGGCAGATGCTAGGGGCCCAAGGCCTGAGAGGCCAGCCAACTGGTGGGAGGGGGTGAAGAGAGACCTGGGTTGGGAGTGGGGATAAGTTCTAGAGCCGGTGCCACCACTGACTCAGTGGGGACCCAGGACAAATCACCCTGCTTTTCTATCTATAAAAGTAAGGGTTTGGGCTAGATCATTGGCTTTTCAAAGTGAGGCCCAGGACCCCCACGTTCTGCATAGGTGCCTCGGGGCTTTTGGATTTGGAAGGGGTGAGTGAGTGCGTTTCCCATCATGGTCAAACCGCCCATCCCCAACTCCTACCTCCTCCTCTAGAGCAGCTCCATGTTAGATGGAGTTTATTTAAGAGTTTTGTATGAAAAAGGTCCAACTGcgtttaaaaagtttgaaaattacaGGGCTAGGTGTGATCTCAAGGGGCCTTTCCACAGCAATGAGCTCCTCCTTGCTTTCTCATTAACCCCAGCCCTACCCTCCGTTATTGCCCACATCCAGAGCTGCAGCTTTACATTAGCCTCTGCCTGGTGTATGGGTCTCATCCATAGCTCTATCTCCATGCACACAGCAGAGGTTCCTCTCGAAGGGAGAGAGGTGGAGGCGCTAGGCTGCCCCTTTGTTCCTGGGTACGCGGGGTCCCTCGTTTCTGTTTTCCACACTCCCAGTTTCCGGCTTCCCTCCACTCAGGGTGGATTCTGGGGCCTGTCTGGTGCCCAGATGGTGCTTGGGGCGGAGTCCCATAGAGCTAGGCTCCCCACCCACTGCACGTGAACCATCAGAGAATTTAGGAGAGGTTCAGAAGGTAGGATGTTAGAAGCAAAGCACAAAATCCCTAGGAAACAAATATAATGACTCTCCATTACAATGAAGAGTCTTCAGAGTTCAGGAACCAAGTCGGACTGATTCTCAGTGGTTCTGATGGTCAGAGTACCGGAAGAGGGGCCTGGCTTCTTGAGCTATTTGCTGAAACCCTCGTTGAGAGGCTTTCTCATATGGGCCAGGCATGGGCCCGCTCACCAAAGATCAGCGGTCCACCTAGAACCACAGGGATGGGGGCCCATTAGTAAGAGAGGGAGCATGAAAGATGGGAAGTGTTTTGCCCTAGAGAAGTGCATAGATAGGTGGGAGAATCCTAATCGCCTTCAAATGGGATGCCATATGGTGtagaaagggaggagaggagacttTCTGATGGGAGGGGTACAGACTGTGATTTGGGGAAGGGAGGCAGAAAGCAGGAAGTGGGACGCTACCCTGTACCTTTGAGGGTCCTCGTCCACCCCACCTTTGTTAATAACTTgactccttctccttcccccactgcTCCCCTTTCTAATGGGAAGTCACCACCCACCATCTGTagtggtggagggaggagggccaCTTATATAAAGACACGGTACTTTAATAAAGATGGGATTTCTTCAATCAGGCTTAGTAGTCATTACTGTGTGCTTGGGATTCACCAGTGTCCCTGATCTGTAATGGGCTGTTGGAcacccctcccatcccctctctcccctttctgGGGTCCCCATATAAAGCTTGATCTAGCTCCAGCTTCAAGGTCTGGGCCAACCGTGTACATAGTCAGGAGGGATTCAGGCAGCCCTTGGTCAGCCATCCAGGGGACTCAGCATAAGATAGTCTTACTCTTGCCCTTGCTCTGGTTCTAGTAACTGCCTGGTGACTTCCTTTGCTTCACATACACAAGTATTCATTCCTTTATCCAGGAGGCGTATCCTGAGTGCCTTCTCTCTGGCAAGGCCTGATTTGGGTGCTGGGATCCAGTAAGCACTAAGGGGTAGGCCGtgtctctcagagatctctgctTACTGCAGATATTCTCAGCCTTGGCTGTACTTCAGAAATCCTGGGGAGCCTTTAAAGAAATATCAGTGCCCAGCCACCACCTGAGACCAGCAGAATCAGAATTGCTGGGTGTGGGGCCTGAGCATCTGAAATTAGAATAAGACCCCCAGGTGATCCACCTGAGCTGCCTGGTGTAAGGCCTCCTAACTGAGGAATAGGCTTCCTTCTGCACCCAGGCTTATAATAATGAGCCCAGAGATCTTCCTTGATGACCTGCTGTGGATTCTCTAGGACTTGGGCACAGCTTCCCCACTCACTCCCTGGGGACTTGACCCTCCCTCAAACCTCCGTGCTCCTGCCTGACCACCTGCTGCATGGCTTTATCCTGCTCTGAGAATCTCCAATTTTGAGCTCTGCCACCCTTGCCAGATGCTTATCAAGCTTGGCTGTAATTGCTTGTCTAGAGCTATACTCCCTGCTAGAGTGTGATCACGGCTCGGAAGCGACTTACTCCAGTCCCCACTGCCAGGTAGTGGTAGAGCAAGGGTCCAACCCTTGACTGGGTTTACTCCGGAACACTTTCCTAAATCATCAAGCCTCTTCCTGCTCTGTAGGAAGATGTCTACCATCTACAAACACCTCCTCCGTCTCCCTTATTGTCCCTCATACTTGCTAGGCTTACTCACAGCTTAGCCCTTGTCTTGGCAAAGACTTCTCTAGGGCAGTTCTTTCTTAGCACACATGGCCACATGCCACATGATGACCTTGTTAGATGTACCCTAGGTTTTATAAATAAACTCCTCAGGGACATTCCAGGATCCCAAGCCTCTCCCACTGGTGCTTCTGTGCATTGGTCTTGATGTTCGAGCCAGGAGGAGACCTACAGGCACTTGAATTGGTGTTCCAGAGGCTGCAATCCTTAGCGTAGGGTCAGCAAGAAGTGCTGCCTTGATCACTTCCTTCAAACTCAGCAGGATGGAGGAACAGCCCAATGGGAGAACGCTTCTTGGGGCTCAGGAGTCCTGCAAACCCAGAAGATCACCAACTAAGGATGATTTGCTGTGAGACAGATTAGAGATGTCTTGATTGAGTGCCCTTATTTTATGGAGAAAAAACTGAAGTACTAGAGAAAGTACGAAAGTTGAGCCGCACTGTACAGCATAGAGTAAGGCAAGATCATGAAATCTGGGGTTAAGAAAGACTTGAGTCCTagttctgctacttactagctgtatggcCTTAGGAAAATTAGTTAAGCTCCTTGAGCCCCAGTTTTCCTCCTTGTTGAAATGGGAATAATCAATCTGCCACGGAGggctattgtaaggattaaataatacACTATCTGTGACATTCCAGATACAAAGCCCAtattcattctcttctttctgaTGAGATTGAATGCtcatcctcttctttcttctccttttcctttcaatTGGCAGCCTCCCCTTTGAGACCTGAAGGGCTTTCTCTTTGTGATTTCAGTTCTGTTGGTAAATACTTTAGGAAAAACATGGAAGGCAAGGGTTAACCTCCCAGCCCAAGAGTTAGAActagtttattttaatatatgtagcatcgtttcttttcttctcctcataTATCTTGCAAAGCAATGACTTCATTTTCCCAGCAGCATGGTAGCCACTCTTCATTCTTCAAAGatagctatttaaaaaatctcCCCAAACAGAAAACATCAGTGATTTCTGGGCTCCCTTCCCATTGGCTGAAATACCCCAGAAGGAATTTAGTTCTTTTCCAAGTCCCATTCTGGTTCTCTGCAGGACTCCCAGCTAAGAAATTTCCTTTGGGATCACTTTCGGCATTGCGTGGGTACTGCCACATGCATCAGGGAAGTGAAATCTGCCTGTTGTATGGCTCTTTTGTGACAGGGCCTTGTGAGGGCTGGTGGGTTGGCAGTTGTGGTATAGAAATCTCATTGGCCTGAGGGCTGGAAACCTGGGTTTCAGCCCTGGCTTAGCCAATATCCAGGCATGTAGGTTGATGACCTTGGATGATCTAGTCTTTCCCAtcccctgggtctcagtttcttcatttgtaaagcaAAGAGGTAAGGTGAACTGAAGGCTCCCTGCTAGCTCTGACGTTGCTCAAAAACTGCtgcttagacttttttttttttctcattaaacttTTTTAATGGGTCTCAAATTCTGTGACAGATTTTTGGTCAAGTTGTTTCCATTAAAAAGTACTGATTTTCAAAACTAATACCTTAAAACTgccacacacaaaacaaatggTCCACAAAACATTCTCCTTCCTTCTGAAGGTTTTGCCATGCACTGTTATCATTAACCAGTCTTTTGTTATTAAACTTAAATGGCCAATTGAGACAAACTGTCCTGAGACCATTCTTCCACCACTGATTAAGACTGGGGTGGCAGGTATTGGGGATAATATTCATTTAGCCTTCTGAGCTTTCTGGGCAGACTTGGTGACCTTGCCAGCTCCAGCTGCCTTTTGTCCACTGCTTTGATGACACCCATAGAAACCGTCTGTCTCATGTCACGAACAGCAAAATGGCCCAGAGGAGGATAGTCAGAG from Pseudorca crassidens isolate mPseCra1 chromosome 5, mPseCra1.hap1, whole genome shotgun sequence encodes the following:
- the RTP1 gene encoding receptor-transporting protein 1, whose amino-acid sequence is MRIFRPWRLRCPALHLPSLPVFSLKWRLPSLATDETMCKSVTTGEWKKIFYEKMEAAKPADSWDLIIDPNLKHNVLAPGWKQYLELHASGRFHCSWCWHTWQSPHVVILFHMYLDRAQQAGSVRMRVFKQLCYKCGTARLDESSMLEENIESLVDNLITSLREQCYEERNGQYRIHMASRQDNRRHRGEFCEACQEGIVHWKPSEKLLEEEATTYTFSRAPSPTKPQAEAGSGCNFCSIPWCLFWATVLLLIIYLQFSFHSSV